Proteins encoded by one window of Porphyrobacter sp. YT40:
- a CDS encoding pyridoxal phosphate biosynthetic protein translates to MAEPDLPALTGEQKRWAFAAAALFLLAVGFLGFALNTGVMQVFAVGWVALMIFGFVGAGRVAKGDFAHPLFKAQVMLHVIAVGLLVAVIVRAFK, encoded by the coding sequence GTGGCCGAGCCTGACCTCCCTGCCCTCACCGGCGAACAGAAGCGCTGGGCCTTCGCCGCCGCTGCGCTGTTCCTGCTGGCGGTGGGCTTTCTCGGCTTCGCGCTCAACACCGGCGTGATGCAGGTCTTCGCGGTCGGCTGGGTGGCGCTGATGATCTTCGGCTTCGTCGGCGCGGGCCGCGTCGCCAAGGGCGACTTCGCGCACCCGCTGTTCAAGGCGCAGGTGATGCTCCACGTAATCGCGGTGGGGTTGCTGGTGGCGGTTATTGTAAGGGCATTCAAGTGA
- the ctaD gene encoding cytochrome c oxidase subunit I, protein MATTAEGFDAHHDQEHHAHDHADHKPGFFARWFMSTNHKDIGTMYLIFAIIAGIVGGAISGIMRVELAEPGIQYLGWWAQLMGGASDVNTALHMWNVFITAHGLIMVFFMVMPAMIGGFGNWFVPLMIGAPDMAFPRMNNVSFWLTVAGFFSLLFSLFVPGGTGPGAGTGWTVYAPLSTSGSVGPAVDFAIFSLHLAGAGSILGATNFITTIFNMRAPGMTLHKMPLFVWSVLVTAFLLLLALPVLAAAITMLLTDRNFGTTFFNPAGGGDPVLYQHLFWFFGHPEVYIMILPGFGMISQIIATFSRKPVFGYLGMAYAMVAIGVVGFIVWAHHMYTVGLDVNTKMYFTAATMVIAVPTGVKIFSWIATMWGGSLSFKSPMVWSMGFIFLFTVGGVTGVVLANGGIDDNLHDTYYVVAHFHYVLSMGAVFSMFAGFYYWFPKMSGRMHSELLSHIHFWTFFVGVNVIFFPQHFLGMQGMPRRYPDYPEAYHFWHEISTYGYYIMAGSMVFFFVNILYALVAGKKAEANPWGEGATTLEWTLPSPPPYHQFETLPVITDSMDYHDHRPATA, encoded by the coding sequence ATGGCAACCACCGCAGAAGGCTTCGACGCCCATCACGATCAGGAGCATCACGCTCACGATCACGCGGACCACAAGCCGGGCTTTTTCGCCCGCTGGTTCATGTCGACCAACCACAAGGACATCGGCACGATGTACCTGATCTTCGCGATCATCGCGGGGATCGTGGGCGGCGCGATTTCGGGCATCATGCGCGTCGAGCTGGCCGAGCCGGGCATCCAGTACCTCGGCTGGTGGGCGCAGCTGATGGGCGGCGCGAGCGATGTGAACACCGCGCTCCACATGTGGAACGTGTTCATCACCGCGCACGGCCTCATCATGGTGTTCTTCATGGTCATGCCGGCGATGATCGGCGGCTTCGGCAACTGGTTCGTGCCGCTGATGATCGGTGCGCCGGACATGGCCTTCCCGCGCATGAACAACGTCAGCTTCTGGCTGACCGTGGCGGGCTTCTTCTCGCTGCTGTTCTCGCTCTTCGTTCCCGGTGGCACCGGGCCGGGCGCGGGCACGGGCTGGACGGTCTATGCGCCGCTGTCGACCAGCGGTTCGGTCGGCCCGGCGGTCGACTTCGCGATCTTCTCGCTCCACCTTGCGGGCGCAGGCTCGATCCTGGGTGCGACCAACTTCATCACCACCATCTTCAACATGCGCGCGCCGGGCATGACCCTGCACAAGATGCCGCTGTTCGTGTGGTCGGTGCTGGTCACCGCCTTCCTGCTGCTGCTGGCGCTGCCGGTGCTGGCTGCTGCCATCACCATGCTGCTGACCGACCGCAACTTCGGCACCACCTTCTTCAACCCGGCGGGCGGCGGCGATCCGGTGCTCTACCAGCACCTGTTCTGGTTCTTCGGCCACCCCGAGGTTTACATCATGATCCTGCCGGGCTTCGGCATGATCAGCCAGATCATCGCGACCTTCAGCCGCAAGCCGGTGTTCGGCTACCTCGGCATGGCCTACGCCATGGTCGCGATCGGCGTGGTCGGGTTCATCGTTTGGGCGCACCACATGTACACCGTGGGCCTCGACGTGAACACGAAGATGTACTTCACCGCGGCGACGATGGTGATCGCGGTGCCGACCGGCGTGAAGATCTTCAGCTGGATCGCGACGATGTGGGGCGGCAGCCTCAGCTTCAAGTCGCCGATGGTCTGGTCGATGGGCTTCATCTTCCTGTTCACCGTGGGCGGCGTGACCGGCGTGGTGCTCGCCAATGGCGGGATCGACGACAACCTGCACGACACCTACTACGTCGTGGCGCACTTCCACTACGTGCTGTCGATGGGCGCGGTGTTCTCGATGTTCGCGGGCTTCTACTACTGGTTCCCGAAGATGAGCGGGCGGATGCATTCCGAGCTCCTGTCGCACATCCACTTCTGGACCTTCTTCGTCGGCGTGAACGTGATCTTCTTCCCGCAGCACTTCCTGGGCATGCAGGGGATGCCGCGTCGCTATCCCGACTATCCGGAAGCCTATCATTTCTGGCACGAGATCAGCACCTACGGGTACTACATCATGGCCGGTTCGATGGTGTTCTTCTTCGTCAACATCCTCTACGCGCTGGTCGCCGGCAAGAAGGCCGAAGCCAACCCGTGGGGCGAAGGCGCGACGACGCTCGAATGGACCCTGCCGAGCCCGCCGCCCTACCACCAGTTCGAAACCCTGCCGGTGATCACCGACAGCATGGACTACCACGATCACCGTCCCGCCACCGCCTAA
- a CDS encoding cytochrome c oxidase assembly protein, whose translation MATAAPLNDDTARRNLRTGLIAFAGALAMLGLGYASVPLYRLFCQVTGFGGTTMTATESDAARAAAGVTGQTISIRFDATAAMGMPWTFRPSQPTDTVTIGERDIATYVARNDSDFPITGMATFNVEPEQAGKYFNKIQCFCFTEQTLQPGQEVIMPVLYFVDPAMLDDPNMEGVEQITLSYTFHRSETSQAAAPRSSN comes from the coding sequence ATGGCGACCGCCGCGCCTCTCAACGACGATACAGCTCGGCGCAATCTGCGCACCGGGCTGATCGCCTTTGCGGGCGCACTGGCGATGCTCGGCCTCGGCTATGCCTCGGTGCCGCTCTACCGGCTGTTCTGTCAGGTGACCGGCTTCGGCGGCACCACCATGACCGCGACCGAAAGCGATGCGGCGCGCGCAGCGGCAGGGGTGACCGGGCAGACAATCTCGATCCGCTTCGATGCCACGGCGGCGATGGGGATGCCCTGGACCTTCCGCCCCAGCCAGCCGACCGACACCGTCACCATCGGCGAGCGCGACATCGCGACCTATGTCGCGCGCAACGACAGCGATTTTCCCATCACCGGCATGGCGACCTTCAATGTCGAGCCGGAGCAGGCGGGCAAGTATTTCAACAAGATCCAGTGCTTCTGCTTCACCGAGCAGACGCTCCAGCCCGGGCAGGAAGTGATCATGCCCGTGCTCTATTTCGTCGATCCGGCGATGCTGGACGATCCGAACATGGAGGGTGTCGAACAGATCACCCTCAGCTACACTTTCCACCGTTCCGAGACGTCGCAAGCCGCGGCGCCCCGGAGCTCGAATTGA
- the lepB gene encoding signal peptidase I, producing the protein MATPIATDESPSVTDSDATDKVNWLAEIRGLALMLLAVLAFHSLVAKPFYIPSTSMMPTLWVGDRLVVSKYPYGWSWASASFHLLPRGSWRIWPATPEYGDIVIPVHPDEDIDYIKRVVALPGDRIAVKDGVIILNGKPIQREVVPAVRLPFEPELMCRDESGERACLQAFEQYRKTGSDGRDYFDPPTWRETLPNGATYLTIDYRDQDLDNYDEITVPADSVFVMGDNRDLSADSRAPAIADGLGGPVPMANIGGRAEFITFSLDGSTNWNPATWFSSLRSDRAWTTLRPAIAEGKAAQ; encoded by the coding sequence ATGGCAACCCCCATCGCAACCGACGAAAGCCCGAGCGTGACTGACAGCGACGCAACCGACAAGGTCAACTGGCTCGCCGAAATCCGGGGCCTCGCGCTGATGCTGCTGGCGGTGCTGGCGTTCCACAGCCTCGTCGCCAAGCCGTTCTACATCCCCTCGACCTCCATGATGCCGACCCTGTGGGTGGGCGACCGGTTGGTGGTGAGCAAGTATCCCTATGGCTGGTCCTGGGCCTCGGCGAGCTTCCACCTGCTGCCGCGCGGCAGCTGGCGGATCTGGCCGGCGACGCCGGAATATGGCGACATCGTGATACCGGTGCACCCGGACGAGGATATCGACTATATCAAGCGCGTGGTCGCCCTGCCGGGCGACCGGATCGCAGTGAAGGATGGCGTGATCATCCTCAACGGCAAGCCGATCCAGCGCGAGGTCGTGCCCGCGGTGCGTCTGCCGTTCGAGCCCGAACTGATGTGCCGCGATGAAAGCGGCGAGCGCGCCTGCCTTCAGGCCTTCGAGCAGTATCGCAAGACCGGCTCCGACGGGCGCGACTATTTCGATCCGCCGACCTGGCGCGAAACCCTGCCCAACGGCGCGACCTATCTCACCATTGATTACCGCGATCAGGACCTCGACAATTACGACGAGATCACCGTTCCGGCGGATTCGGTCTTCGTGATGGGCGACAACCGCGATCTTTCGGCCGACAGCCGCGCACCGGCGATTGCCGACGGGCTTGGCGGGCCGGTGCCGATGGCCAATATCGGCGGGCGCGCGGAGTTCATCACCTTCAGCCTCGACGGTTCGACCAACTGGAACCCGGCGACATGGTTCTCCAGCCTGCGCAGTGACCGGGCGTGGACGACGCTGCGTCCTGCGATAGCCGAGGGCAAAGCCGCCCAATAG
- a CDS encoding pyridoxine 5'-phosphate synthase: MTLVPRPLRLGVNIDHVATIRNARGGDHPDPVRAAEIVASVGGDGITAHLREDRRHIRDEDLARIQAATNLPLNLEMAATPEMLAIALRHKPHAACIVPEKREERTTEGGLDAAGMHNTLVPICEELRAAGIRVSLFIEPDERQLDAALRLGAPVVEFHTGEYAHAFLDNDAERVTRELRRITDMAALAAKNGIEPHAGHGLTFENVQPIAAIPQLAELNIGHYLIGEAVFVGLENAIRRMRDLMDEAR; the protein is encoded by the coding sequence ATGACCCTTGTGCCCCGCCCCTTGCGCCTCGGCGTCAATATCGACCACGTCGCCACCATCCGCAACGCGCGGGGCGGTGACCATCCCGATCCGGTGCGCGCGGCGGAGATCGTCGCCAGCGTGGGCGGTGACGGCATCACCGCGCACCTGCGCGAAGACCGCCGCCATATCCGCGACGAGGATCTCGCCCGCATTCAGGCGGCGACCAACCTGCCGCTCAATCTTGAAATGGCGGCGACGCCCGAGATGCTTGCCATCGCCTTGCGCCACAAGCCCCACGCCGCCTGCATCGTCCCCGAAAAGCGCGAGGAGCGCACCACCGAGGGCGGGCTCGATGCGGCGGGGATGCACAACACGCTAGTGCCGATCTGCGAAGAACTGCGCGCGGCGGGTATCCGCGTCTCGCTGTTCATCGAGCCTGACGAGCGACAACTCGATGCCGCGCTGCGCCTCGGTGCGCCGGTGGTGGAATTCCACACCGGCGAATATGCCCACGCCTTCCTCGACAACGACGCCGAGCGCGTGACCCGCGAGCTGCGCCGCATCACCGACATGGCCGCGCTCGCCGCCAAGAACGGGATCGAGCCGCACGCGGGCCACGGGCTCACCTTCGAAAACGTGCAGCCGATTGCCGCGATCCCGCAGCTGGCTGAGCTCAACATCGGCCATTACCTCATCGGCGAGGCGGTGTTCGTGGGCCTCGAAAACGCCATCCGCCGGATGCGCGACTTGATGGACGAGGCGCGCTAG
- the ruvX gene encoding Holliday junction resolvase RuvX has product MDAPGLIFEDARAFGEAVGEAGGALLGLDLGTKTIGTATCDAGWRFATNGTTIQRGKWGRDRETLAALIKSRAIRGIVLGLPRNMDGSEGPRAQASRAYARNCAEAFALPVLLWDERWSTQAAEAAMIGQDMSRAKRAAAIDSHAAAVILQGAIDRLAGGVL; this is encoded by the coding sequence ATGGACGCCCCCGGCCTGATCTTCGAAGACGCGCGCGCCTTCGGCGAGGCCGTGGGGGAAGCGGGCGGCGCGCTGCTCGGGCTCGACCTCGGCACCAAGACCATCGGCACCGCGACCTGCGATGCGGGATGGCGCTTTGCCACCAATGGCACCACGATCCAGCGCGGCAAGTGGGGCCGCGACCGCGAGACCTTGGCGGCGCTGATCAAGAGCCGCGCGATCCGCGGGATCGTGCTCGGCCTGCCGCGCAACATGGACGGCTCCGAAGGCCCGCGCGCGCAGGCCAGCCGCGCCTATGCAAGGAACTGCGCCGAGGCCTTCGCGCTCCCCGTGCTGCTGTGGGACGAGCGCTGGTCGACCCAGGCCGCCGAAGCCGCGATGATCGGACAGGACATGAGCCGCGCCAAACGCGCCGCCGCGATCGACAGCCATGCCGCCGCGGTGATCCTGCAAGGCGCGATCGACCGGCTGGCGGGGGGCGTGCTGTAG
- a CDS encoding PaaI family thioesterase: MTTPPSPRFDAREASKWFFRHGHTGWLGLRFTDQGDNWVELELPWREDLLGDASRPVLASGPIISLMDMASGMAIWQTRGTFAPVATLDLRVDYQRPARERASVRGRVECYRLTRSAAFVRGIAYDEMIEDPVANVAGVFMTIGADPRSANPAVQGGGDA; the protein is encoded by the coding sequence ATGACCACACCCCCCTCCCCCCGGTTCGACGCGCGTGAGGCCTCGAAATGGTTCTTCCGCCACGGCCACACCGGCTGGCTGGGTCTGCGCTTCACCGATCAGGGCGACAACTGGGTCGAGCTCGAATTGCCCTGGCGCGAGGATCTGCTCGGTGATGCCAGCCGCCCGGTGCTCGCCTCGGGTCCGATCATCAGCCTGATGGACATGGCGAGCGGCATGGCGATCTGGCAGACGCGCGGCACCTTTGCGCCGGTCGCGACGCTCGACCTGCGGGTCGATTACCAGCGACCCGCGCGCGAGCGGGCAAGCGTGCGCGGGCGGGTCGAATGCTATCGCCTGACCCGCTCGGCCGCCTTCGTGCGCGGGATCGCCTATGACGAGATGATCGAAGATCCGGTCGCCAACGTTGCGGGCGTGTTCATGACCATCGGCGCCGATCCGCGATCCGCCAACCCGGCGGTGCAAGGGGGCGGCGATGCCTGA
- a CDS encoding DUF3089 domain-containing protein: protein MARKFLYFVAACIVLVIAGAFALALFPAQLTRWATVPSVDFAPVAPMQANAWEDPALWYSRPGIGVSDPARWQPAYAEDRGALPSPSEPPARDFAVFFIHPTSYVNRTSWNAPLTGGGDPEAERIARIYLRGMASPFNAASEIWAPRYRQATMGAFLTDAPEGSRAIDAAYADVREAFRYFLSSVDPQMPIVLAGHSQGALHLKRLLAEEVQATPVATRLVAAYVIGWPVSVEHDLPVIGFPACAAPLQTGCIVSWSSFAEPADPALVLEAYGTTPALDGDAPGDSPMLCTNPLTGGVGGSAPASANLGTLVPEDSMQSGKLVPSLVPARCAPSGLLLIGPPPEMGAYVLPGNNYHVYDLPLFWANTKADVIRRADAWTPPA, encoded by the coding sequence ATGGCCCGCAAGTTCCTTTATTTCGTCGCTGCCTGCATCGTGCTGGTGATCGCGGGCGCTTTTGCGCTGGCGCTGTTTCCGGCGCAGCTGACCAGATGGGCGACGGTGCCTTCGGTCGACTTCGCCCCCGTCGCGCCGATGCAGGCCAATGCCTGGGAAGACCCCGCCCTGTGGTATTCGCGCCCCGGCATCGGGGTGAGCGATCCGGCGCGCTGGCAACCGGCCTATGCCGAGGATCGCGGCGCGCTGCCCTCCCCGTCAGAGCCGCCCGCGCGCGATTTTGCGGTCTTCTTCATTCACCCCACCAGCTATGTAAACCGCACCAGCTGGAACGCGCCGCTGACCGGCGGCGGCGATCCCGAGGCCGAGCGTATCGCCCGCATCTATCTGCGCGGCATGGCGAGCCCCTTCAACGCGGCCAGCGAGATCTGGGCCCCGCGCTATCGGCAGGCCACGATGGGCGCCTTCCTTACCGACGCGCCCGAGGGCAGCCGAGCGATCGACGCCGCCTATGCCGACGTGCGCGAGGCGTTCCGGTATTTCCTGTCATCGGTCGATCCGCAGATGCCCATCGTGCTGGCGGGCCATTCGCAAGGGGCGCTGCACCTGAAGCGCCTGTTGGCCGAGGAGGTGCAGGCCACGCCCGTCGCCACGCGGCTGGTGGCGGCCTATGTGATCGGCTGGCCGGTCTCGGTGGAGCATGATCTCCCCGTGATCGGCTTCCCGGCCTGCGCCGCGCCCCTTCAGACCGGCTGCATCGTCAGCTGGTCGAGCTTTGCCGAGCCGGCCGATCCAGCGCTGGTGCTCGAAGCCTATGGCACGACTCCGGCGCTCGATGGCGATGCGCCGGGGGACAGCCCGATGCTGTGCACCAATCCGCTCACCGGCGGTGTGGGCGGCAGCGCGCCTGCCAGCGCCAATCTCGGCACGCTCGTGCCCGAGGATTCGATGCAGAGCGGCAAGCTGGTGCCCAGTCTCGTTCCCGCCCGCTGCGCGCCCAGCGGCCTGCTGCTGATCGGCCCGCCGCCCGAAATGGGCGCCTATGTGCTCCCGGGCAACAATTACCACGTCTACGACCTGCCGCTGTTCTGGGCCAACACCAAGGCGGACGTGATCCGGCGGGCGGACGCATGGACGCCCCCGGCCTGA
- a CDS encoding heme o synthase — protein MATSATTTPAMMPTEWRDFFALTKPRVMTLVIFTAICGVLAAPGSIHPVIGFTAILAIAMGAGGSAVLNMWWEADIDAGMKRTMSRPLPGGRMRREDARDFGIFLSAVSIVLMGLAVGWLAASLLLGAIIYYAVIYTMWLKPRTPQNIVIGGGAGAFPPLIGWVAVTGEITAMPILLFAIIFFWTPPHFWALALFVQTDYEKVGIPMLPVVAGERATRRQIMGYTVLLAPIAVAPWLIGGTSWIYGSVAVVLSALFLLLALPVFTRTRGETDAMLPEKRLFKFSIVYLFVLFAALVADRVAAYQGLIA, from the coding sequence ATGGCCACGAGCGCAACCACCACCCCAGCGATGATGCCCACGGAATGGCGCGATTTCTTCGCGCTGACCAAGCCGCGGGTGATGACGCTGGTGATCTTCACCGCGATCTGCGGGGTGCTGGCTGCGCCCGGCAGCATCCACCCGGTGATCGGCTTCACCGCCATCCTCGCCATCGCGATGGGCGCGGGCGGATCGGCGGTGCTCAACATGTGGTGGGAAGCCGATATCGACGCCGGGATGAAGCGCACGATGAGCCGCCCGCTTCCCGGCGGCCGGATGCGGCGCGAGGATGCGCGCGATTTCGGCATTTTCCTCTCGGCGGTCTCGATCGTGCTGATGGGCCTTGCGGTCGGCTGGCTCGCCGCCTCACTGCTGCTCGGCGCGATCATCTATTACGCGGTGATCTACACCATGTGGCTGAAGCCGCGCACCCCGCAGAACATCGTCATCGGCGGCGGCGCGGGCGCGTTTCCGCCGCTGATCGGCTGGGTCGCCGTGACGGGCGAGATCACCGCGATGCCGATCCTGCTCTTCGCGATCATCTTCTTCTGGACCCCGCCGCACTTCTGGGCGCTGGCGCTGTTCGTGCAGACCGATTACGAGAAGGTCGGCATCCCGATGCTGCCGGTGGTCGCGGGCGAGCGGGCGACGCGCCGCCAGATCATGGGCTACACCGTGCTGCTCGCGCCGATCGCGGTTGCGCCGTGGCTGATCGGCGGGACAAGCTGGATCTACGGATCGGTCGCGGTGGTGCTCTCCGCGCTGTTCCTGTTGCTGGCGCTGCCGGTCTTCACCCGCACGCGGGGCGAGACTGACGCGATGCTGCCTGAAAAGCGGCTGTTCAAGTTCTCGATCGTCTATCTCTTCGTGCTGTTTGCCGCGCTGGTGGCGGACCGTGTGGCGGCCTATCAGGGGCTGATCGCATGA
- the coxB gene encoding cytochrome c oxidase subunit II, which yields MKNSLLALMAAGLAAFAPLSVAAQDAAAPAAVAEAGEVAGAQTAPGAEAGAGNLTPAEAAAAPAGEGSYTPMAPTAGKGMPTSYEEDALKSMHFQDQYSANGEYALWMHDWILLPVITAISLLVLGLLLYVVMRFNRRANPVASKTTHNTAIEVIWTIVPVIILVIIAVPSITLLARQYETPPADAVTIKATGYQWYWGYTYPDHGDIEVISNMLDPAEAAKRGEPGQLAVDNRMVVPAGVPLRIQTTASDVIHAFAVPSLWFKMDAVPGRLNEKLLTIPEPGVYYGQCSELCGARHGFMPIAVEALPPAEFAAWVRAQGGTMPGEEAEVAAPAAAETAAPAAAN from the coding sequence ATGAAAAACTCACTCCTGGCGCTGATGGCAGCCGGGCTTGCGGCCTTTGCGCCGCTGAGCGTTGCGGCACAGGATGCTGCTGCCCCGGCCGCTGTTGCTGAGGCTGGCGAGGTCGCCGGTGCGCAGACCGCGCCCGGTGCCGAAGCGGGTGCCGGCAATCTGACCCCTGCCGAGGCCGCTGCTGCGCCCGCTGGCGAGGGGAGCTATACCCCGATGGCCCCGACCGCGGGCAAGGGCATGCCGACCTCCTATGAAGAAGATGCGCTCAAGAGCATGCACTTCCAGGACCAGTATTCGGCCAATGGCGAATACGCCCTGTGGATGCACGACTGGATTCTGCTGCCGGTGATCACCGCGATCAGCCTGCTGGTGCTGGGCCTGCTGCTTTACGTGGTGATGCGCTTCAACCGCCGCGCCAATCCGGTCGCGTCGAAGACCACGCACAACACCGCGATCGAGGTGATCTGGACGATCGTGCCGGTGATCATTCTGGTGATCATCGCCGTGCCCTCGATCACGCTGCTGGCGCGTCAGTACGAGACTCCGCCCGCCGATGCCGTCACCATCAAGGCGACCGGTTATCAGTGGTACTGGGGTTACACCTATCCCGATCACGGCGACATCGAAGTGATCTCGAACATGCTCGACCCGGCCGAAGCGGCCAAGCGCGGCGAGCCCGGTCAGCTGGCGGTCGATAACCGCATGGTCGTGCCCGCGGGTGTGCCGCTGCGCATCCAGACCACTGCGAGCGACGTGATCCACGCCTTTGCCGTGCCCTCGCTGTGGTTCAAGATGGACGCGGTGCCGGGCCGTCTGAACGAAAAGCTGCTCACGATCCCCGAACCGGGCGTCTATTACGGTCAGTGTTCGGAACTGTGCGGCGCGCGTCACGGCTTCATGCCGATCGCGGTCGAAGCGCTGCCGCCGGCCGAATTCGCCGCATGGGTGCGTGCGCAGGGCGGCACGATGCCGGGTGAGGAAGCCGAGGTTGCGGCTCCCGCTGCTGCGGAAACCGCCGCTCCCGCCGCCGCCAACTGA
- a CDS encoding serine hydrolase domain-containing protein yields the protein MIRTFATLLAISLPAAAVAGDFPSDRVTAVINAAGFEGDVAIADSIKASDYSAARYSYVGLLPEPDRGWPDGLTWRWASVTKQVIAILVMREVERGTIDLDQPVATYLPAFASANAGTATIRNLLQHRAGLPNPDAGEEMGLPAFYRSDFTGSRDPLTGFCAGPVTGEPGGDWAYNNCDYMVLGAVLEAVTGTSWDKLFLRDIAEPLGFEFAGAYPGEQFTRWGIVDGAREQEIDLSTYSAAAGLYGQPDDLLKLDTALMRGELLGPEALAEMWRGDPALGYMALGQWVFEVPLKGCDDPVKIVERRGDVGAVQVRNFILPDRQMAVVAFSQKKPFDFGEVWQGSGFAHDLLAAAACPVETP from the coding sequence ATGATCCGCACCTTTGCCACATTGCTGGCCATCAGCCTGCCGGCCGCGGCGGTCGCGGGGGATTTCCCCTCCGACCGGGTGACCGCGGTGATCAATGCGGCGGGCTTCGAGGGCGATGTGGCCATAGCGGACAGCATCAAGGCCAGCGACTATTCCGCTGCGCGCTACAGCTATGTCGGTCTGCTGCCCGAGCCTGATCGTGGCTGGCCCGACGGGCTGACATGGCGCTGGGCCTCGGTCACCAAGCAGGTCATCGCGATTCTCGTGATGCGCGAGGTCGAGCGCGGGACGATCGATCTCGACCAGCCGGTCGCCACCTACCTCCCCGCCTTTGCCTCGGCCAATGCGGGCACGGCCACGATCCGCAACCTGCTCCAGCATCGCGCGGGCCTGCCAAACCCGGATGCGGGCGAGGAAATGGGCTTGCCTGCCTTCTACCGCAGCGACTTCACGGGCAGCCGCGATCCGCTGACCGGTTTCTGCGCCGGCCCCGTCACCGGCGAACCGGGGGGAGATTGGGCCTACAACAATTGCGATTACATGGTCCTGGGCGCGGTGCTGGAAGCGGTGACGGGCACAAGCTGGGACAAGCTGTTCCTGCGTGACATCGCCGAGCCGCTCGGTTTCGAGTTCGCCGGTGCCTATCCCGGTGAGCAATTCACCCGCTGGGGCATTGTCGACGGCGCGCGCGAGCAGGAAATCGACCTTTCGACCTATAGTGCCGCCGCCGGGCTCTACGGCCAGCCCGACGATCTCCTCAAGCTCGACACCGCCCTGATGCGTGGGGAGTTGCTCGGCCCCGAAGCGCTCGCCGAGATGTGGCGGGGCGATCCGGCGCTGGGCTACATGGCGCTCGGCCAATGGGTGTTCGAAGTGCCGCTCAAGGGCTGCGATGACCCGGTGAAGATCGTCGAACGCCGCGGCGATGTCGGCGCGGTGCAGGTGCGCAACTTTATCCTGCCCGACAGGCAGATGGCCGTGGTCGCCTTCTCGCAGAAAAAGCCATTCGATTTCGGCGAGGTGTGGCAGGGAAGCGGATTTGCCCACGATCTTCTCGCCGCGGCTGCCTGTCCGGTGGAGACGCCATGA
- the acpS gene encoding holo-ACP synthase produces MIIGLGSDLCNIERIANSLERFGERFENRVFTEVEIAKARRRPFTIAGTYAKRFAAKEAFSKAVGTGFRRGVFMKDIGVVNAPSGAPTLALAGGAALRLEEMTPKGHEARIHLTLTDDHPWAQAFVIIEAVPL; encoded by the coding sequence GTGATCATCGGCCTCGGCAGCGACCTCTGCAATATCGAGCGCATCGCCAATTCGCTCGAACGCTTCGGCGAGCGATTCGAGAACCGTGTCTTCACCGAAGTCGAAATCGCCAAGGCGCGCCGCCGCCCCTTCACCATCGCGGGCACCTATGCCAAGCGCTTCGCCGCCAAGGAGGCTTTCTCCAAGGCGGTCGGAACCGGCTTTCGGCGCGGGGTGTTCATGAAGGACATCGGCGTCGTCAACGCCCCCTCGGGCGCGCCGACGCTGGCGCTCGCGGGCGGGGCGGCTTTGCGGCTTGAAGAAATGACGCCGAAAGGCCATGAGGCGCGCATACATCTGACGCTTACCGACGATCACCCCTGGGCGCAGGCCTTCGTCATCATCGAAGCCGTTCCCCTTTGA
- the pyrE gene encoding orotate phosphoribosyltransferase: protein MTQEEVLAEFRQSGALLEGHFKLSSGRHSGHYLQCARVLMNPARAARLAEAVVAGIPSEVREQVHVVVSPAMGGIIIGHEVGRALGKDALFLERPEGVFHLRRGFALAKGAKVLMVEDVVTTGLSSREAIAAVAREGGEVIAECAIIDRSCGSVDLGVPFYPLLAIDFPTYDGSDIPASLAAVEVTKPGSRKE, encoded by the coding sequence GTGACGCAAGAAGAAGTTCTCGCCGAATTCCGCCAGTCGGGTGCCTTGCTGGAGGGGCATTTCAAGCTCTCGTCGGGGCGGCACAGCGGCCATTACCTGCAATGCGCAAGGGTGCTGATGAACCCTGCACGCGCGGCACGGCTGGCCGAGGCGGTGGTTGCGGGCATCCCTTCGGAAGTGCGCGAGCAGGTCCACGTCGTCGTTTCCCCGGCGATGGGAGGGATCATCATCGGCCATGAGGTTGGCCGCGCGCTGGGCAAGGACGCGCTGTTCCTCGAGCGACCCGAGGGCGTGTTCCACCTGCGGCGCGGCTTCGCGCTGGCCAAGGGCGCGAAGGTGCTGATGGTCGAGGACGTGGTCACCACCGGCCTCTCGAGCCGCGAAGCCATCGCCGCCGTCGCGCGCGAGGGCGGCGAGGTGATCGCCGAATGCGCAATCATCGACCGTTCCTGCGGTTCGGTCGATCTGGGCGTGCCCTTCTATCCCCTGCTCGCCATTGATTTCCCGACCTATGACGGATCCGACATCCCGGCGAGCCTGGCAGCCGTAGAGGTAACGAAACCCGGCAGCCGGAAGGAATAA